The genomic stretch CAGACCCACAGCGGCGCCCCGGTCGTCACGGGCGCCGCCGCCGGCAGCAGTTCGGTCAGGCCGTGGCTGGCCTGCAAGACTGCCCCTGATTCGGACAGCAGCGCCGCCGGGGTTTCGGTGTCCAGCAGCGCCGAGACCCGCGCGGCGCGTTCGTATTCACCGCTGACATCCTGCAGGGTGAGCATGACCCCGGCGGAAGCCGCGCCGTAGTAGGGCCTCGCCTCGCCGCGCACCCACAGGGTCTGCCCACCCTGTTCCAGCTGTTCGTCGGGGAGGCGCACCGACCGCCCGGCCCCGGCCTGCGCCAGGGCGCTCAGCCAGCCGGGCCGGTCCTGAAAGACCTCGGTGGCGGGGCGGCCCGTGACCTCGGCCTCGCTGATCCCAAACAGTTCCAGAAAAGGCCGGCTGACCTTGCGAAACGCCAGGTCGCCCGTCAGCCAGGCCGTCGCCACCGGCAACTGCGTGACCAGCACCTCGGTCTCGCGGCCCTGGCTGTCCACCCGCGCGGCGGCCAGCAGCATGGTCAGCACCTGCGCGGCGGCGTCGGGGACGGCCGGGCCATCGGACCACAGCAGCCCCAGCAGCGCGCCGTCGCGGGTCAGCCAGGTCATCTCGCCGCGCTCGAACCACTCGTCGGGTGGCACGAGGTCGGGGCCAGCACTCTGGGCCGGGGCGCCGGCCTGAACGCGCAGCACCTCCTCGCCCAGCGAGGCCAGCAGGACGGCGTGGGGGGCGTGAACGCGCAGCAGGTCACTCAGGGCCGACTGCACGGCAGAAAAGGTTGCCGCAGGACTCATGCTAAACCTCGGTTCAGGCCGCGCAGCGGCGCGGGAAGTGAGAAAACGCAGACAGGGCGCACACCTGGCATCGTGTCACGTCAAGTCTTACCGCCTTCGTGCAAACTCCGGACACTGGGGCGGGGGCAGCGGCCCTACTGCCCGCCAAACAGGCCAGGGTCAATCGGGGCGCTGGCCGCCACCGCCCGCCCCACACTGGCCGCGTCCGGTTCGGTCAGCAGTTCAGCGGCCTCGGGGCCGCCCACCACCGCTTCTCGCAGGGCCAGCCCCGCCGAGACGCCCCAGCGCACCAGCTCCGTCAGGGCGCGCCGGCCCGCTGGCCCAAAACGTGGCCCAAAAGCGCGCGCCAGCACTACCGTTTCGTCTGGCAGATGCAGCAGCGCGCCGTACGCCGCGTTTTCCCGTTCGCCCTGCCGGTCGGTAACCAGAATCAGCTGCCCGCCCGAAAGGTGGGCGCTGCCAAAGCGCGCCTGGACCGCGGCCCACGATTCCTGTGGGGCGCCGCCCACGCCCAGCGGCTCTGTAATGTTCATGGGTGCAGCATAGCCCTGTGCCCCTGGGCGCGCACTATTCTGGGCGGCATGAGCGCCCCCCTCTCTACTCTTATCGCCCAGGCACGGGGCGGCCGCGTCGTGCGCACGCCGTTTCTGAACGCCGACGATATAGACCGCCGCCTGCTGACCGGCGACGACCTGAAACACAAGCTGGCCGGCGGCTTTCCCGACGCCCGCCGCGTGGTCCTGACCCTGTACCCCGCCCATATTCCCGAAGTGGACAGCGGCGTGACCGTCTACCGCGTGACCCCGGATGAGGGCGGCCCGCCCTGGGACCTGCAGGACTTCAGCGTGCAGCTGCGGCGCCTGGGCCTGAACGAAGACCAGTTGGGCGACCTGCGTGAGGAACGCGGCGGTTTTCTGCTGGCGGCCACGGGCAAGGCCGCGCAGGCCCTGAGTGCTCTAAGCGAATTGGGGGGTCGCCCGGTGGAGGTTGAAGAGGTCGGCGAGAGCGCCGGCAAAGGCAGCAAACTGCGCGAGGTCGTGGTGCCGTCCATGCGGGTGGACGTGGTGGGCGCCAAGGGCTTTGGGGTCAGCCGCGCGTACTTTCAGCAGGGCATTGACGGCGGCAAGGTGCGCTTAAATGGAGCACCAGCGCGTGCCAGCAGCGAGATTCG from Deinococcus betulae encodes the following:
- a CDS encoding DUF3197 domain-containing protein; the encoded protein is MNITEPLGVGGAPQESWAAVQARFGSAHLSGGQLILVTDRQGERENAAYGALLHLPDETVVLARAFGPRFGPAGRRALTELVRWGVSAGLALREAVVGGPEAAELLTEPDAASVGRAVAASAPIDPGLFGGQ
- a CDS encoding S4 domain-containing protein — protein: MSAPLSTLIAQARGGRVVRTPFLNADDIDRRLLTGDDLKHKLAGGFPDARRVVLTLYPAHIPEVDSGVTVYRVTPDEGGPPWDLQDFSVQLRRLGLNEDQLGDLREERGGFLLAATGKAAQALSALSELGGRPVEVEEVGESAGKGSKLREVVVPSMRVDVVGAKGFGVSRAYFQQGIDGGKVRLNGAPARASSEIREGDSLSADGLGRIDFKRVVNETRRGNYKVELDVHK